Proteins encoded in a region of the Ancylobacter sp. SL191 genome:
- the aztA gene encoding zinc ABC transporter ATP-binding protein AztA: protein MGKVLAFRDLTLGYERHPAVHHLQGEVGEGALLAVCGPNGAGKSTLLKGIAGVLTPLAGGIDCTVAARDIAYLPQAAEIDRSFPIDVYDLVSMGLWHRAGLFGGIGRADRHRIEQAIAAVGLEGFERRPIGTLSGGQMQRTLFARLLLQEARLILLDEPFTALDAGTIADLVALVERWHGEGRTILAVLHDLELVRSHFPQTLLLAREPVAWGETREVLTTANLSAARRMCEAWDDAAPFCAPEQAA from the coding sequence ATGGGCAAGGTACTCGCCTTTCGCGACCTCACCCTCGGCTATGAGCGCCACCCGGCGGTGCATCACCTCCAGGGCGAGGTGGGCGAGGGTGCGCTGCTCGCGGTCTGCGGTCCCAATGGCGCGGGTAAGTCGACGCTGCTCAAGGGCATCGCCGGTGTGCTGACGCCGCTCGCCGGCGGCATCGACTGCACGGTTGCCGCGCGCGACATCGCCTATCTGCCGCAGGCAGCGGAGATCGACCGCTCGTTCCCGATCGACGTCTATGATCTTGTGTCCATGGGACTTTGGCACCGCGCCGGTCTCTTCGGCGGTATCGGCCGGGCGGATCGGCACAGGATCGAGCAGGCTATCGCCGCTGTCGGTCTCGAAGGCTTCGAACGCCGGCCCATCGGCACGCTGTCGGGCGGGCAGATGCAGCGCACGCTGTTCGCACGGCTGCTGCTGCAGGAGGCGCGGCTGATCCTGCTGGACGAGCCCTTCACAGCGCTCGATGCCGGCACCATCGCCGATCTCGTCGCGCTGGTGGAGCGCTGGCATGGCGAGGGGCGGACCATCCTTGCCGTGCTGCACGATCTCGAGCTGGTGCGCAGCCATTTCCCGCAGACGCTGCTGCTCGCCCGCGAGCCGGTCGCCTGGGGCGAGACGCGCGAGGTGCTGACCACCGCGAATCTCTCCGCCGCCCGCCGCATGTGCGAGGCCTGGGACGATGCCGCCCCGTTCTGCGCGCCGGAGCAGGCGGCATGA
- a CDS encoding CobW family GTP-binding protein — protein sequence MPDTQSDKIPVTVLTGYLGAGKTTLLNRILSESHGKKYAVVVNEFGEIGIDNDLVVGADEEVFEMNNGCICCTVRGDLIRIIDGLLRRKGDFDGIIVETTGLADPAPVAQTFFVDETVGAKTTLDAVVTVADAKWLKDRLKDAPEAKNQIAFADVILLNKTDLVSETELKDVEMRIRAINPFARIHHTQRSNIAIDKVLGQGAFDLDRIQAIDPDFLEGGHKHFHDEDMQSYSFSSDKPLNPDKFFPWIQELTQREGPNILRSKGILAFKDDPDRFVFQGVHMILDGDHQRPWRADEAKLSRIVFIGRKLDRAALEAGFLSCVA from the coding sequence ATGCCCGACACCCAGTCCGACAAGATCCCCGTCACCGTGCTGACCGGCTATCTCGGCGCCGGCAAGACGACGCTGCTGAACCGCATCCTGTCCGAGTCGCACGGCAAGAAGTACGCCGTCGTGGTGAACGAGTTCGGCGAGATCGGCATCGACAACGACCTGGTGGTCGGGGCCGATGAAGAAGTGTTCGAGATGAACAATGGCTGCATCTGCTGCACGGTGCGCGGCGATCTGATCCGCATCATCGACGGCCTGCTGCGCCGCAAGGGCGATTTCGACGGCATCATCGTCGAGACCACCGGCCTTGCCGACCCGGCCCCGGTCGCCCAGACCTTCTTCGTCGACGAGACGGTCGGCGCCAAGACCACGCTCGACGCGGTGGTGACGGTGGCTGATGCCAAATGGCTGAAGGACCGGCTGAAGGACGCGCCGGAGGCGAAGAACCAGATCGCCTTTGCCGATGTGATCCTGCTCAACAAGACCGACCTCGTCTCGGAGACCGAGCTGAAGGACGTGGAGATGCGCATCCGCGCCATCAACCCCTTCGCGCGCATCCACCACACCCAGCGTTCCAACATCGCCATCGACAAGGTGCTCGGCCAGGGCGCGTTCGACCTCGACCGCATCCAGGCCATTGACCCGGACTTTCTGGAGGGCGGTCACAAGCACTTCCACGACGAGGACATGCAGTCCTATTCCTTCTCGTCGGACAAGCCGCTGAACCCGGACAAGTTCTTCCCGTGGATCCAGGAGCTGACCCAGCGCGAGGGGCCGAACATCCTGCGCTCCAAGGGCATCCTCGCCTTCAAGGACGACCCAGACCGTTTCGTGTTCCAGGGCGTTCACATGATCCTCGATGGCGATCACCAGCGCCCCTGGCGGGCGGATGAGGCCAAGCTCAGCCGCATCGTCTTCATCGGCCGCAAGCTTGACCGCGCCGCGCTTGAAGCGGGCTTCCTCTCCTGCGTGGCATGA
- a CDS encoding metal ABC transporter substrate-binding protein produces the protein MLSRRYLIAAAMAVGLAGPAFAQDAAPATKLPVVASFSILGDFVKEVGGDRIAVSTLVGPNGDAHVFQPAPADAKKVAAAKVVFVNGLGFEGWMNRLIKASGTKATIVVATKGVAPRKMEEEEGGHDHGKDAHAHEETDPHAWQSVANAKLYVANVRDGLIAADPAGKATYEANATAYLAKLDALDAEVKAAIATIPAERRRIITSHDAFGYFGAAYGMEFIAPQGVSTEAEASAKDVAKIIRQIKTEKIPAVFMENISDPRLVKRIADETGAKIGGEVYSDALSDDKGPASTYIDMIENNIRAFSSALSS, from the coding sequence ATGCTGTCCCGCCGTTATCTCATCGCCGCGGCCATGGCCGTTGGCCTCGCCGGTCCGGCCTTCGCGCAGGATGCCGCGCCTGCCACCAAGCTCCCCGTCGTCGCCTCCTTCTCCATCCTCGGCGACTTCGTGAAGGAGGTTGGCGGCGACCGCATCGCCGTGTCGACCCTCGTCGGGCCGAATGGCGACGCGCATGTGTTCCAGCCGGCCCCGGCCGACGCCAAGAAGGTCGCGGCCGCCAAGGTTGTGTTCGTCAACGGCCTCGGCTTCGAGGGTTGGATGAACCGCCTCATCAAGGCCTCCGGCACAAAGGCGACCATCGTCGTGGCGACCAAGGGTGTCGCCCCACGCAAGATGGAAGAGGAAGAGGGCGGCCATGACCATGGCAAGGACGCCCATGCCCATGAAGAGACCGACCCTCATGCCTGGCAGTCGGTCGCCAATGCCAAGCTCTATGTCGCCAATGTCCGCGACGGGCTGATTGCCGCCGATCCGGCCGGCAAGGCGACCTATGAGGCCAATGCGACCGCCTATCTGGCCAAGCTCGACGCGCTCGACGCCGAGGTGAAGGCGGCGATCGCCACCATTCCCGCCGAACGCCGTCGCATCATCACCTCGCATGACGCCTTCGGCTATTTCGGCGCCGCCTACGGCATGGAATTCATCGCGCCGCAGGGCGTGTCGACCGAAGCCGAGGCCTCGGCCAAGGACGTCGCCAAGATCATCCGCCAGATCAAGACGGAGAAGATCCCGGCGGTGTTCATGGAGAACATTTCCGATCCGCGCCTCGTCAAGCGCATCGCCGACGAGACCGGCGCCAAGATCGGCGGCGAGGTCTATTCCGACGCGCTCTCCGATGACAAAGGCCCGGCGAGCACCTACATCGACATGATCGAGAACAACATCCGCGCGTTTTCCTCGGCGCTGTCGAGCTGA
- a CDS encoding metal ABC transporter permease gives MIYEYLIAPFAEFDFMRRALVGALALSVGAGPIGVLMMLRRMSLAGDAMAHAILPGAAVGFLAAGLNLFAMTIGGLVAGFAVAIGAGAVARATQMKEDAALAAFYLISLALGVLLVSLRGSNVDLLHVLFGTVLALDDATLLLIVSISSFSLLALAVLWRPLVLESVDSGFLRSVSRAGAPTHLVFLALVVLNLVGGFHALGTLLAVGMMMLPAAAARFWTRELTAMVGLSVLVAALSGVIGLLFSYHAGVPSGPSIILVAGASYALSVLFGPVGGLLPRLVPRRHLEA, from the coding sequence ATGATCTACGAGTACCTGATCGCCCCCTTTGCCGAGTTCGATTTCATGCGCCGCGCGCTGGTTGGCGCGCTGGCCCTGTCGGTCGGCGCCGGTCCCATTGGCGTTCTCATGATGCTGCGCCGGATGAGTCTGGCCGGTGACGCCATGGCGCACGCCATCCTGCCGGGTGCGGCGGTCGGCTTCCTCGCCGCCGGGCTCAACCTCTTCGCCATGACCATTGGCGGCCTTGTCGCCGGCTTCGCGGTTGCGATCGGCGCCGGTGCGGTGGCGCGGGCCACACAGATGAAGGAGGACGCGGCCCTTGCCGCCTTCTACCTCATCTCGCTGGCGCTCGGCGTGCTGCTGGTCTCGCTGCGCGGCTCCAATGTCGACCTGCTGCACGTGCTGTTCGGCACGGTGCTGGCGCTGGACGACGCGACGCTGCTGCTCATCGTGTCCATCTCCAGCTTCTCGCTGCTGGCGCTGGCCGTGCTCTGGCGCCCGCTGGTGCTGGAGAGTGTCGATTCCGGCTTCCTGCGCTCGGTCAGCCGGGCCGGGGCGCCGACCCATCTCGTCTTCCTGGCGCTGGTGGTGCTGAACCTCGTCGGCGGCTTCCATGCGCTGGGCACGCTGCTCGCGGTCGGCATGATGATGCTGCCCGCCGCAGCGGCACGGTTCTGGACGCGCGAGCTCACCGCCATGGTCGGTCTGTCGGTGCTGGTGGCGGCGCTCTCCGGCGTCATCGGCCTCCTGTTCTCCTATCACGCGGGCGTGCCCTCGGGCCCGTCCATCATCCTCGTCGCCGGCGCGAGCTACGCGCTGTCTGTCCTGTTCGGGCCGGTGGGAGGGCTGCTTCCGCGCCTCGTACCGCGCCGCCATCTCGAAGCCTGA
- a CDS encoding WD40 repeat domain-containing protein: MAVLPSTPSSLTSRLNALDLGASVVGVRFLGGAAGFVLGNGEIVLAERGEETRVRAHAGAVLSVAGDARRILTGGDDGRVVAVRGDASVETLAEQKGRWIDQVATANDGAFAFSAGKTAHFRPVKGEAKSLDLPSTVGGLAFAPKGTRLAVAHYGGVTLWFPNAQAKPEVLEWKGSHRGVVWHPEGRFVVTTMQEATLHGWRLPDGANMRMSGYPSRVRSLEFTAGGRFLATSGSAEVILWPFGSKEGPMGKQPVMLAPRDVRVSCVATHPKDEVFACGYEDGLVLMVRIADGAEILLRAPTGSPVTALAFRADGGALALGDEAGKAGLLSF, from the coding sequence ATGGCCGTCCTTCCTTCGACCCCGTCTTCCCTGACCTCCCGCCTCAATGCGCTCGATCTCGGCGCCAGCGTCGTTGGCGTGCGCTTTCTCGGCGGGGCGGCGGGCTTCGTTCTCGGCAATGGCGAGATCGTGCTGGCCGAGCGGGGCGAGGAGACACGGGTGCGCGCTCATGCCGGGGCGGTGCTGTCGGTCGCGGGAGACGCCCGGCGCATCCTCACCGGCGGCGATGACGGGCGCGTGGTGGCGGTGCGCGGCGATGCATCGGTCGAGACGCTGGCCGAGCAGAAGGGCCGCTGGATCGACCAGGTGGCGACGGCCAATGATGGCGCCTTCGCCTTCTCCGCCGGCAAGACCGCGCATTTCCGGCCGGTGAAAGGCGAAGCTAAATCGCTGGACTTGCCCTCCACCGTTGGCGGACTCGCTTTTGCGCCCAAGGGCACGCGCCTCGCTGTCGCCCATTATGGCGGCGTGACGTTGTGGTTTCCCAACGCGCAGGCCAAGCCCGAGGTGCTGGAGTGGAAGGGCTCGCATCGCGGCGTGGTCTGGCACCCAGAAGGGCGTTTCGTCGTCACCACCATGCAGGAGGCGACGCTGCATGGCTGGCGGCTGCCCGACGGCGCCAATATGCGCATGTCCGGCTACCCTTCGCGGGTGCGTTCGCTGGAGTTCACCGCCGGCGGGCGCTTCCTCGCCACCTCGGGCTCGGCGGAGGTGATCCTCTGGCCCTTCGGCAGCAAGGAAGGGCCGATGGGCAAGCAGCCGGTGATGCTGGCGCCGCGCGATGTGCGGGTGTCCTGCGTCGCCACGCACCCCAAGGACGAGGTGTTTGCCTGCGGCTATGAGGATGGTCTCGTGCTCATGGTTCGCATTGCCGACGGCGCCGAGATCCTGCTGCGCGCCCCGACCGGCAGCCCGGTGACCGCGCTCGCCTTCCGCGCCGATGGCGGCGCGTTGGCCCTTGGCGATGAGGCCGGCAAGGCTGGGTTGCTGTCCTTCTAA